The DNA segment CCCCCAGGACGGCCAGACGATCGTCCTCTGAGGCTGCGCGCCCCGCTAGCAGCGCGTCCGACTGCTCCTCCGAGTCCTCGAAAGTTGCGGTAGTCGCGGTCGACTACCGCAACTTCTGCGTACTGGCGAGAGTCCGGCCGGCCCGCCGCTTTGACGCCGGATCCGGCGCCATGGCAGAATGAGCGCTTGTGCCTCGCGCAGGCTCTGCCACAGGGGAGCCGCGACGACGTGGGCACGACCGACTTCCATCAACGAAACGGTGTTCGACCTGTGGCGGGCACGGAGAGCGATACAGCATGCACATCCTCGACTCACTCGATGCGGCGTCACTCCGCACCGACATCCCCGAGTTCCGCGCCGGCGACACCGTCAAGGTGCACGTCAACATCGTCGAGGGCACCCGCTCGCGCATCCAGATCTTCCAGGGCGTCGTCATCGGCCGCTCGAACGAGGGCGTCCGCGAGACCTTCACGGTCCGCAAGGTCAGCTTCCAGGTCGGCGTCGAGCGCACCTTCCCGGTCCACTCCCCGGTGATCGACCACATCGAGGTCGTCACCCGCGGTGACGTGCGTCGCGCGAAGCTCTACTACCTCCGCAACCTCCGCGGCAAGAAGGCGAAGATCAAGGAGAAGCGCGACTCCTGAGCGGCGTCCGCACAGCGATTCCCGGACCCCGGCCCATCTATGATGGACCGGGGTCCGACCCTTTTCCGGGGCGGTACGACCCGGTGATCCACAGACCGGCGCGGCACCGCGCGGGTCGACCACAGTAGGGGCCACGGCACGCGATGACAGACAGCACGGCCCCCGTGACCCTCCCGCCCGACGGCGGCCGCCACTCCGCCGATCCGGACGGCGAGCACCGCCCGCGCCGTCGCCGACGGGGAGTGCTCCTCTTCCTTCGCGACGTGCTGATCATCGTCGTCGTCGCCGTGCTGGTCTCGTTCCTCGTCAAGACGTTCCTCATCCGCTCGTTCTACATCCCGTCCTCCTCGATGGAGCAGACGCTGGTCGAGAACGACCGCATCCTCGTGAACGAGCTGGTCCCCGGCGTCGTCCCGATCTCGCGCGGCGACGTGGTCGTCTTCCGCGATCCGGGTGGCTGGCTCTCGCCGACCACCGAGCCCGAGGTCCCCGCGTTCCAGGCCGCCATCGACTCGGCCCTCGCGCTCGTCGGCCTCACCGCGCCCGACAGCAACGACCACCTGATCAAGCGGGTCATCGGCCTGCCCGGCGATCACGTCACCTGCTGCACGCCGCTCGGCCAGGTCGAGATCAACGGCAATCCGATCTCGGAGCCGTACGTGAAGCTCCCCGACGGCGTCCAGGCGGTCTCGGCGACTCCGTTCGACGTGGTCGTGCCCGAGGGCTCGCTCTGGGTGATGGGCGACAACCGCTACAACTCCGCCGACTCCCGCTACAACACCGACAAGCCCGGCAACGGCTTCGTGCCGATCGACAACGTGGTCGGCCGCGCGATCCTGGTCACCTGGCCCGTGCAGCAGTGGGCCTGGCTGGACGACTACCCGTCGGTGTTCCGTGGCGTCGACACCGAGGCGTCCGACGAGCAGTCGGATGACGACCGGGCCAGCGCAGGCGGGCGCTAGGTGGTCGTCGCCGACCCGGATCTCCGCGAGGAGCGCCGGCTCTTCCGTCAGGGCTACGAGAGCGTCATCGGCTGCGACGAGGTCGGCCGCGGCGCGATCGCCGGACCGGTCTCGGTCGGCGTCGTCGCGATCGGCTCGCGCTGCGGCCGCTTCCCGGAGGGCCTGCGCGACTCGAAGATGCTCGCCCCCGCCCGTCGCGAGGCGCTGCTGCCCGGCGTGGTGAAGTGGGTGTCCGGCTGGGCGATCGGCGAGTCCTCCGCCGACGAGATCGACGACACCGGGATCATCGCCGGCCTCGGCCGCGCCGCCTCCCGCGGCATCGAGCGTCTCGTCGACCAGGGCGTGGAGCTGTCGCGCGCCGTCGTCCTGCTCGACGGCAAGCACGACTGGCTCACGCCCGCGCTCGGCCCGTGGGCGGCGGAGCTGACGATCGTCACCCGCGTCAAGGCCGACCGCGACTGCGCCTCCGTCTCCGCCGCCTCCGTGCTGGCGAAGGTCGGTCGCGACGGCCAGATGGTGCGCCACCACGACGACTTCGCGGAATACGCCTGGGACAGCAACAAGGGCTACGGCAGCGCCGCGCACTGGGCCGGCCTGGATCGTGTCGGGCCGTCGCCGCTGCACCGGGTGACCTGGCTGTCGCGCTCGCGCGAGGTTGGAGCCGACGCCGTCTCCGCCTAGGGCGGTCCCGGCGCCGGGCGGCGTCGCGTAGAATCGACGGACGATGGATGAGGACGAGTTCGAGGACTACGACCGCGAGGTCGAGCTGGCACTGTACCGGGAGTACCGCGACGTCGTCTCGCAGTTCTCGTACGTCGTCGAGACCGAGCGGCGCTTCTACCTCGCCAACGAGGTCGAGCTGGTCCGCCGCGACACCGAGCACGACTTCTACTTCGAGCTGACCATGCGCGACGTCTGGGTCTGGGACGTCTACCGCTCCGACCGCTTCGTGAAGTCCGTCCGCGTCCTCACCTTCAAGGACGTCAACGTCGAGGAGCTCTCCCGCAAGGAGTTCGAGCTCCCGAAGGAGCTCGCCCTCGACGAGTAGGGCCTCCGTCTCGTTCTCTCCGGGGTGACGAGCGCTTCCAGCGCACTCTTCCCTCTGCTGAGGAGCGCTTACAGCGCACTCTTCCCTCTGATGAGGAGCGCTTACAGCGCACCATTCTCCGGCTGAGGAGCGCTTGCAGCGCAGTAGCGGTGGCGATCATTGGCACCTCGCAGACGGACGTCGCTGGCAGCTCTTCCCTCGCGACTCCGCCGGCACCACCCATGCTGGTCGAGTAGCCGCCGAAGGCGGCGTATCGAGACCCACGATCGAGCAGACCTGCGGCGTCGAAGTCCGCTCTCTCAGTGGCTGATACCACTGCGCCTGGCCCGACTCATGCTGGTCGAGTAGCCGCCAGAGGCGGCGTATCGAGACCCCATCCGCCGACGATTCCGCGCCGATCGACGCCGCCGGACCCGTCCTCCACAGCTCCGGATTCCCCAGCCCCTCCCCAGTTCTGCCACCGCTCGCCCCGTGCCCCTTCTCCCTCCGCGACCCTTCCCTCGGGAGGTTCTGCATGGACAAGGACGAGTTGGGCCGGCGTGGCGAGGAGATCGCTGCGGCGCATCTGAGGGAGCGCGGTTTCGAGATCCTCGACCGCAATTGGCGGGTGCGGGAGGGGGAGCTGGACATCGTGGCGCGCGAGGGTGCGGCGTTGGTGGTGGTGGAGGTGAAGACGCGGTCCTCGACGCGGTTCGGGTTGCCGATCGAGGCGATCACGCGGGTGAAGGCGCAGCGGTTGCGGCGGTTGGCGTATGCGTGGGCGCGGGAGCACGACGAGCGGTCGCGGCATCTGCGGATCGACGCGGTCGGGATCGTCGCTCCGGAGGGTGTGCCGTCGCAGGTGCGTCATGTGCGGGCGGTGGCGTGATGGGGCTGGGGAGGACGTCCGCGGTCGGTCTGGTCGGCTTCACGGGTGCCGTGGTGGGTGTGGAGGCGCATTCTGCGGACGGCACTCCGGGGATGGTGATCATCGGGCTGCCGGATGCGGCGCTGTCGCAGGCGAAGGAGCGGGTGCGGTCCGCGGCGATCAACTCGGGCAGCGGGATCGCGGAGTACAAGATGACGGTGAACCTGTCGCCGGCGGCGATGCCCAAGCACGGGTCCGCGTTCGATCTCGCGATCGGGCTCGCGGCGCTGGCGGCGCTGGGGGAGGTGAACCGGGAATCGGTCGCAGCGGTCGTGCACATCGGCGAGCTCGGGCTCGACGGGCGGCTGCAATCGGTGCCGGGCGTGCTGCCCGCGGTGCTCGCCGCGGCGCGGGCCGGCCGGTACAGGGTGATGGTGCCCGAAGACGACCGGCTCGAAGCGGAGCTGGTGGACGGTGTCGACGTCATCCCGGTCTCGTCCTTGGCGGCAGCCGCCGTCTGGCACGGGGCGGAGTGGGACGTGCCGGTCCTGCCGGAGCGCTCCGCAACGCCTCCAGCCGTTCGTGAGCCGGAGTCCCGGCTCGACTTCGCGGACGTGATCGGCAACGAGGAAGCGGCGTCCGCGATGATCGCCGCGGCGGCGGGCGGTCACCACGTGTTCCTCCTCGGTCCGCCCGGAGCCGGGAAGACGATGCTCGCCTCGAGGTTGCCCGGGATCCTGCCGGATCTCGACGACGAGGCGGCACTCGAGGCGACCTGCATGCGCTCGCTCGTCGGCGAGCACACCGGCGGGACCCTCGTCCGCCGTCCGCCGTTCGAGAGCCCGCACCACTCCGCCTCCGCAGCAGCGATCGTGGGCGGAGGCAGCGGGAGGATCCGCCCGGGAGCCGTCGCGCGCGCGACCCGCGGGGTCCTCTTCCTGGACGACGTAACAAGTAGCCAAGCACACCACGCGTCAGACGGCCCTGAGAAGCCTGGAAACGGGTCTACGAGGGACCGGGAGCGACCGGACGTTCCGCGCCGTTAGGCGGCGACGGAGAGGCGCTCAGCTCGGCGCGCTGCGACCATGGTCGCAGTCGAGGTGATGACTGCTTGATCCTCGACCTTCAATGGAACACCGCTCTCGCGAGTGGAAGCAGTGACGTAGGCGGCGAGATCGAATTGGACTTGCATGTGTACTTCTATTGTCTCAAACGGGGGTCGTTAAGTCTGTTGTGATTTCTACCATTTACGCGCCGACACAAATGCTTCTTAGTAGTGGCATGACGAGTACACCCCGTGCCCGTCTTGACATAAGGAGTGTGATCCCGATGGGGTTCCGCCAGATCAGGGTTTCGGACCTCACCGGTGCCGAAGCCTCCGAGGACGAGATCGTCACGATCGTCGTCCGCAGCCACCCCGATCTCGATGAGCCGAAGCAGTTCGACGCTCTCCCGATCGAGGTCAAGGATCTCAAGCCCGCCGCCAACCTGGTGTCGCTGGAGATCCGCAACGGGCAGACGACCGAGATGGTCGTCACCCTGGCCGAGTTCAACAAGCTCGCGCCGAACATCAGCGCCGTGCTGGAGAACGCAGATGGCCTCAAGGGCCGTCGCAAGGGCTACAAGCCCAACTCCTGACCGGTCCACCGACGCCCCCACCTTCCGCTTGAGCGACCAGACTGCTCGCGGAGGGTGGGGGCCCCTTCATTTCTGCGATACGTTTTGAACATGGATCCGTCTGAGGCCCTGCGCTCAATCGAAACAGTCTTGCGCATTGTTGTGCGGTCTCGACTTGGCGACGAGTGGTTGTCTTTCCCGAAGACCAAGCCCCGTGAAAAGCTTGAAGAACGTGTCGCCGTTGAGCAGTCGAGCCGACGTGGCGTCAGGGTGTCGACTGATCTGCTTGAATACACCGACCTATACGAACTTATAGAAATTTTGGAGCAGGATTGGGCCAAGTTCAAGCCGATCTTCGGTGACTGGAGTTCGATCAAGCCGTACTTTGGAATCGCCAAGAGAGTTCGCAATACAGTTGCTCACAACAGGTCAGTGGTGCGATATGAACAGGAATTGCTGTCCGGTACTGCCGGCTACATAAGGAATCTGGTTGCGTTGAACAGGGAAGAAGAAGATCCATCACGTGAGTTCTATCCGCTCATTGAGAAGGTCGAAGACAATCTAGGGCGCGCTGGCTTCAAGGAGAATGAACGGCACGTCGATCCAATTCGGGTGAACGTCGGCGACTCTGTCAGTTTTGTTGCGTCTGCGTCAGACTCTCGTGGTCGCGTCATCCAGTGGGGAGTAGCCAAGCGAGACTCAATCTGGTTTCCCACCGCATTCCGAGCGGGAGGACGGGCGTCAGGCGAAAACGTGACGCTCCAATACGAGTTCACTGAGTGGGACGTCTCCGAGTTTGTTTCGATCGCAGTCGCTATCCGTGCTGACGAGCGCTACCACAGGCGCAGTGGATATGACGATATGCGTGTATTCACTTACGCGGTCAACCCTCCGCTGTAGAAGAAACCCCGCTGGCTGCGGGGTCTTCACGTTCAGGGGAGCGGACGAACTCGGGTTCGCTCGACGTCGGGCCAGCGCTCCTTCAAGCTCAGCACGGACTGGTACGCCGACTTCCAGGTGTCGAACGGCATGTTCATGTCCTTCCAGTCGGTCGCGTCCTTCAGCCACACCTCAGCGGTGAACCGCGAGCCGCGGATGACGAGGTCGACGAAGTACTCGTCCACGTCGCTCAGGCCGTCCTCGTTGGTGTGCATCGGTCCAGTGAGGACGATGGAGCCGCGGAGGAACGGGCTAGCGGTCACGTTGGGCGAGTGGGCCAGGAGCAGCCACATCGCGTGCTGGTTGAAGGGCTTGTTGTTGAGCGCGGCCTCGTCGTTGATCCAGAGCGTCGCTCCGGGCTCGATGAGGTCGAGGATCTCGAACCAGCCGTCGACGAGTGAGTGGATCTGCTCTGCGCTGGTGAGGTCGCAGAGGTACGGGTCTTCAGTTGCCGGTAGTACGAGCGCGGTCGTCATGACGTCTCCCTGATCGTGGGTGTTCAGCGCGACCGGTCGGTCACGCAGTTACACCAGCGATCAGCGCTCCTGGAAGTACTCCTCGATCAGGCCCACAGCGGCGTCGTAACCCACAGCGAAGCTCGCGTGGTAGCCCCGCTGTCGGAGCGCGTCGAGCATGGCCGCCTGCTCTTGCAGGTGCTCGTCCGCACGGAGCGTTCCGTCCTTCTTGAAGACGACCACGCCGTCTCGCTTCAGCTCGATGCACAGGCCCTGAAGACCTCCTCGTGGCTCGTAGATCACCAGGTCGGGCCAGGCGCGACTGGATTGCAGGCTCTTGTGGAGGGTCGCCTGCCCAATGGATAGCTTGAGTCCTGAGGCGAAGTCAGAGCGGAAGATGGCGTCTGGGTAGTGCGTCTTCAGGTAGAGGCAGACCCGCTGCTGGATCACCGACTCCGAGTTGGGCAGCATCGCCCTACGCATGGAGCGCTCCGTCACCCTGCTTTCGGCTGCGCAGGAGCAGTGTCCGATCAGTCAGACCAGCGAGGGAGAGCTGAGCCAGCGCAGCGTCAGCCTGCAGCCCGAGCGACCGGACCAGCTCGTCGAGCACCTGGTCCGTCGTGTCTTCGTTCTCCGCGGCCCAAGCCCAGAACTCTGGACTGGCCTCGGCCTCCTCTAGACCGACGCTCCGGTCCTCACGCAGGAGGTTCACCCAGCCCACGCGCTCTACGAGTTCAGAGTGATGTTTCTGGATGCCAGCTACGTGCTCGGAGCGGGTCTCGGCCGGCTGCAACGCATAGAGCGTCTCCAGCCCGAAGAGGGCCGGGTCTCTTAAGTGCGGTGGAGTGGTTCGTTCGATGGTTGTGTCCTCCTAGTTCCACGCACGCAAGGTGGGTTTCCATGCGTGGAACTAGGAGGTCGACGGGTGGAGGGTAGGTACCCGTCGACCGGGAGATCGGAGCGCACACTGCGAGGAATGCGCCCGTCCGGACCGTCCGGTCCCCGCCCCTCAACATGGGCGGCGACGGAACGAGCCGGACGGTTCAACGACTGCATCACGGGGCGACGATTCGAACGTCGCAGTTGGGAGAGTTATTGGAGAGGAATGTCCCCATGCGGGACCTCTCGGTCACCGCTCTCATCGGCCTAAACTTTTGCCTATCGTTCTTCCTTCACGATTCCCATGTGCATGTCTGCCGTTGATTCTGAAAGGTGCGAGGCGGCTGTTCTATTAACGTTGCGAGCATTAAACGTCTGCCACGGTGTTGACGCTCACCGCCTGGTGAAGTCTTCGAGGGCTGTTCTGATATTCGCACTTCTATCCGATTGGGTCAAGACTTTATAAGCGAATCCCGAGCTTTCGGCGCTGAGCGCGGTTCATCTCGTGTGCGCGCTCGATCGAGATGTAGCTCCCGTCTCTTTGCTGCACCCACGAAGGTTGCAGATTCGTGATGGTCATACCGGATTTCGACTCGATGACCCGAGCGCCACGCATGAACTCGTTCACTTCCTTTTCCTTACGTTCTTGTTCGTGAACGCAGGCCGGGTCTGAGCAGAACCACCCGGAATGGTCACGGTGCCCGTGTGGGAAGTCGCTCATGCCTGCTCCTCCGCTTCAATATGTCCAGCCCGAACTATGCGATCGGTTGCGTTGAACACCTGGCGCACTTCTACCTCTGTCGGATCGTGACCCCGCAGGTAGCTCTGGATGTAGGCGCGACTCTCGCTCGGGTCCATTTGGTCCTCCGCGCCCAGCTGGTGCAGTGTCAGGTACGCGGTCGACTCGGCTTGGAACTCACCGACGCCCTGGTGCATCGCTTCGCGTTCGTCCTCGTCGTCAGACGCGTCGTCGGTGTGACCGGCGACCACATGGCCGAGCTCGTGAACCTTGGTCTTGAACGGGTACGGAGCGACAGGGGAGACAGCGATCGTGCGGTCGTAGGCGTAACCCATCACGTTGCCGTTATAGAGCCGAAACGGCTCTTCGGTCACATCGAGCGCCTCAAGCGCTCGAGCCTCATCCCAGTTCGGCGAGACGTACGGAGGCAGCTCACCTTCGCCGGCCACCTGCGCGTAGTGGAAGAGCGCACGAACAACTTTGAAGCGGCGCATCATCTTGGGTTGCTCTGGCTCAGCGTCTGGCGGTGGAGGCGTCTCGCTCTCGTCGCCCTTCACCTTCACGGTGATGGGACGGAGGATCGAGTACGCCCGCTCGCCCTTCTTCACGTGGTAGCCAAGCTCCTGCCAGCGCTTAAACGTGGCGACGGGCTCAGGTGGGCAGCCCTGCATGGCGAGGAAGCCGATGTTTCGGAGCGAGTAGGCGTGGAAGCGGCTGTAGCTGTCTCCGAACGATCCCTCGACAGTGAGGATCGACTCTAGGAGCTCAGCGTTGGTGGGGACGTCGATCGGCTGCTGACGCTCGCTCATACGTCCCACCCGCAGCGCTCACCGCCGTCGCACGGGTGATGCGCTCTTTGGCGCGGGCAGCGCCCGATCTCGTGAAGGACGCGGTGGAGGAGCGCGATCATCGCGCAGCTCCTGGTTGTAGTTCTTTCTGGTACATATCACCTCCTTCGGTGTTGGTTCAGTTTTTCTCTTTCGCAAAGCGGAGCGCGGATGTATCCTTCGGCCACCAGACCGATGGAGGACTGAGATGGACGTGCTGCTACTTCCGCTATTCCTTGTCGCTGTGGGGCCTGCACTCATAGTGATCGGCCTCGTCTTTTATACGCTCGGGCTCAACCATGCAGGCCGTCTTGAACGTGAACTACCGAAAACGCCGCCTGACAAGCCTGACGCTCAACTGGCTGGTGCCGATGCAACTTTCTCTGAAATGCTCACCGGGTTCGCAAAGGTAACGCAGGCGATCGTTCTGGACAAGAGTTCGGCGTTATGGCAGCGAATCACTGCTTCGGGTCTACTACTGATCTACCTTGGACTCCTTTACCTCGTCATCTCGATCATTCCGGTGACGGCGGCGTGGATCACCGCGATTGTCACTGATAAGCCGGCTGCTGTCGCAACCGAGACGCCGACGCCTGATGTGACGCAGTCGAGCTCCGCTACCCCGACGCCGCAGTCCACCTGACCCACGGCCCGAAGCGAACGGCGGGTGTACGACACCAACGGTTAGTTAGTCCCGCACGCTCGGTTCAAGCCGCGACCTGTGGAAAAATCGTCGTCGCTGTCTTCTTTGACAGAACGCCGCGATGGTTGCGTGATGCGGTTACCAGAACATCAACTTCCCGCCGCGTCTAACTTTTGAACTAATTGACAAAGTGCAAGTCTGTGGTATTGCTAGCGTCGTTTCTGCGACCCCTGGTGGGGACGTCGCAGAAGATACCTTTTACGGCTCGACACTATTCCGACAACTTGTCACCTACCCAGCTTCCCGCGATGCCGAAAGCCAGGCCGAGTGGGAGTATCAGTACCGCTTGAAGCGTGGTTCCGAACGTCGTTCCGACGTAAATCGACACGATTCCGCTTAGTAGTGCGAACGCGACTATGCATATCAGTTTGATCATGTGCCTCCTTGTGTTTAAATGGTTCTATCTATGCACGACCGCTACGACATCGAGGAGATCATCTACTACGCCCAGAAGGGCATGCCAGCTCGCTTCATCAAGGAGGAGCTGGGGCTCTCGATCTCGGAGCGTCAGGTGCAGCGTGTGGTCGCTACCCGTCTGGGTCGACGACCGACGCGTCAGGCGATCCAGCGTCCGGACTCGCTCCGTGACCGCGTGGTCGCCTACATGGAGTCGCAGGGACTCGATCGGTACTACTGCACTGCGTGTGAGCGGCGCCGGCTGGAGCCTGGCTTCATCCGCGCGCTGAACGCTGACCGTTCCCTCGACGTCCTGGTGTTCGTGTGCCGCCACTGCTCGGTGGCGAGCGACGTCTAGGCCGCGCGCTTCAACGATGACCGAACCCGCTCCAGGTCGGAGTCCCGGAACAGCTCGGTCGTGCCGTCTATCGTCACGCTGACCTGAAACTCGTGTCTGGGGTTCAATTCAGTGACCACTCCGCTGCGACCCCGTGATGTCTCGGTCACCCACGTTGGCGTGTCTTCACGGACCCTCACGACGTCTCCGACTGCAAGCGCGCGTCTACGCCGTCGTGAGATGCGACCACCCTTGATGCCCGCAAGACGCGCTAGCTCGGGATTGGCTGCGAAGCCTCCGGTGTTTCCGTTGTGCCCACCGATCGCTCCGATGCGCTTGTAAAAGTTTGGATCTCGCGCAAGGTTCTTCTCGCGTGCCTTACGTCCTCCAGCTACCGTTCCAGCCATCAGCGGTTGCCCCA comes from the Rathayibacter festucae DSM 15932 genome and includes:
- a CDS encoding ribonuclease HII translates to MVVADPDLREERRLFRQGYESVIGCDEVGRGAIAGPVSVGVVAIGSRCGRFPEGLRDSKMLAPARREALLPGVVKWVSGWAIGESSADEIDDTGIIAGLGRAASRGIERLVDQGVELSRAVVLLDGKHDWLTPALGPWAAELTIVTRVKADRDCASVSAASVLAKVGRDGQMVRHHDDFAEYAWDSNKGYGSAAHWAGLDRVGPSPLHRVTWLSRSREVGADAVSA
- a CDS encoding YraN family protein — translated: MDKDELGRRGEEIAAAHLRERGFEILDRNWRVREGELDIVAREGAALVVVEVKTRSSTRFGLPIEAITRVKAQRLRRLAYAWAREHDERSRHLRIDAVGIVAPEGVPSQVRHVRAVA
- a CDS encoding DUF2469 family protein; this encodes MDEDEFEDYDREVELALYREYRDVVSQFSYVVETERRFYLANEVELVRRDTEHDFYFELTMRDVWVWDVYRSDRFVKSVRVLTFKDVNVEELSRKEFELPKELALDE
- a CDS encoding ATP-binding protein encodes the protein MGLGRTSAVGLVGFTGAVVGVEAHSADGTPGMVIIGLPDAALSQAKERVRSAAINSGSGIAEYKMTVNLSPAAMPKHGSAFDLAIGLAALAALGEVNRESVAAVVHIGELGLDGRLQSVPGVLPAVLAAARAGRYRVMVPEDDRLEAELVDGVDVIPVSSLAAAAVWHGAEWDVPVLPERSATPPAVREPESRLDFADVIGNEEAASAMIAAAAGGHHVFLLGPPGAGKTMLASRLPGILPDLDDEAALEATCMRSLVGEHTGGTLVRRPPFESPHHSASAAAIVGGGSGRIRPGAVARATRGVLFLDDVTSSQAHHASDGPEKPGNGSTRDRERPDVPRR
- the lepB gene encoding signal peptidase I, which codes for MTDSTAPVTLPPDGGRHSADPDGEHRPRRRRRGVLLFLRDVLIIVVVAVLVSFLVKTFLIRSFYIPSSSMEQTLVENDRILVNELVPGVVPISRGDVVVFRDPGGWLSPTTEPEVPAFQAAIDSALALVGLTAPDSNDHLIKRVIGLPGDHVTCCTPLGQVEINGNPISEPYVKLPDGVQAVSATPFDVVVPEGSLWVMGDNRYNSADSRYNTDKPGNGFVPIDNVVGRAILVTWPVQQWAWLDDYPSVFRGVDTEASDEQSDDDRASAGGR
- a CDS encoding ArdC family protein, translated to MSERQQPIDVPTNAELLESILTVEGSFGDSYSRFHAYSLRNIGFLAMQGCPPEPVATFKRWQELGYHVKKGERAYSILRPITVKVKGDESETPPPPDAEPEQPKMMRRFKVVRALFHYAQVAGEGELPPYVSPNWDEARALEALDVTEEPFRLYNGNVMGYAYDRTIAVSPVAPYPFKTKVHELGHVVAGHTDDASDDEDEREAMHQGVGEFQAESTAYLTLHQLGAEDQMDPSESRAYIQSYLRGHDPTEVEVRQVFNATDRIVRAGHIEAEEQA
- a CDS encoding DUF3846 domain-containing protein, yielding MTTALVLPATEDPYLCDLTSAEQIHSLVDGWFEILDLIEPGATLWINDEAALNNKPFNQHAMWLLLAHSPNVTASPFLRGSIVLTGPMHTNEDGLSDVDEYFVDLVIRGSRFTAEVWLKDATDWKDMNMPFDTWKSAYQSVLSLKERWPDVERTRVRPLP
- the rplS gene encoding 50S ribosomal protein L19, which produces MHILDSLDAASLRTDIPEFRAGDTVKVHVNIVEGTRSRIQIFQGVVIGRSNEGVRETFTVRKVSFQVGVERTFPVHSPVIDHIEVVTRGDVRRAKLYYLRNLRGKKAKIKEKRDS